A genome region from Aestuariivirga litoralis includes the following:
- a CDS encoding ATP-binding protein yields MATLRFRPLTGQRLENSETLYDAHKLARQVQRLSAILDSAPFPIWLADRRGQLSWINKAYVDAAEAGPMEQVLKKNFSLARPDAMDRSKAEKKQHLLGRARLISGGNARALNFHEMPAEDGVIGFALDVTALEETEKELDRHIKAHASTLNKLSTAIAIYGPDQRLRFFNQSYAQLWQLDERFLSGQPTDGEVLDKMRAMRLLPEQANYREWRAKQLQAYSKIEPREDYWYLPDGRSLRVIAEQHPFGGVSYLYENLTKEYQLESKYNELFEVQRETLDNLAEAVALSGPDGRLRLFNPAFLRFWSLDQAFLEKKPHVNELAQLPGLSADSKSAWADIKFSVTGLDAKRKEHDGRIEQDDRVLRYRAVPLPDGNALLTFSDISDSVRIERALRDRAEALEAADKLKNTILSNVSYEVRTPLNSIIGFSEALDLKMLGDLTPKQAEYVGAIRQSSEHLKTTIDAIIDLSAIDAGQMELKLAKLDVTELLEKTAEKFVPTLEKRKLDISIEVGADVSTVMGDAARLEQVLANLLSNAAGFSSAGGQIKMGARKKGDSVQIWVADSGRGIDPEFQPKVFERFQSKPLPGSHRGPGLGLALVKSFTELHGGKVSLVSKLDQGTTVVCTIPIAGPVRQARPQLKSTAA; encoded by the coding sequence ATGGCCACTTTGCGTTTCAGGCCGCTGACTGGCCAGCGCCTGGAAAACAGCGAAACGCTTTATGATGCGCACAAGCTGGCCCGCCAAGTGCAGCGCCTCAGCGCCATTCTTGATTCAGCTCCGTTTCCGATCTGGCTGGCCGACCGCAGGGGTCAGTTGAGCTGGATCAACAAAGCCTATGTCGATGCCGCCGAAGCCGGCCCCATGGAACAGGTGCTGAAGAAGAATTTTTCGCTGGCGCGTCCCGATGCGATGGATCGCAGCAAAGCCGAAAAGAAGCAGCATCTTCTGGGCCGTGCCCGCCTGATCAGCGGCGGCAATGCCCGTGCCCTCAATTTCCATGAAATGCCGGCGGAAGATGGCGTGATCGGCTTTGCGCTGGATGTGACAGCGCTGGAGGAAACCGAGAAAGAACTGGACCGCCACATCAAGGCGCATGCCTCCACCCTCAACAAGCTCTCCACCGCGATAGCCATTTACGGGCCGGATCAGCGCCTGCGCTTCTTCAATCAATCCTATGCCCAGCTCTGGCAATTGGATGAGCGTTTCCTCAGCGGCCAACCCACTGACGGCGAAGTGCTGGACAAGATGCGCGCCATGCGCCTTCTGCCTGAGCAGGCCAATTACCGCGAATGGCGCGCCAAGCAATTGCAGGCCTATTCCAAGATCGAGCCACGCGAAGACTATTGGTATCTGCCGGACGGCCGCAGCTTGCGCGTCATCGCTGAACAGCATCCTTTCGGCGGGGTGAGCTATCTCTACGAAAACCTCACCAAGGAATATCAGCTCGAGAGCAAATATAATGAGCTGTTCGAAGTGCAGCGCGAAACGCTCGATAATCTGGCTGAGGCCGTGGCGCTCTCCGGGCCTGATGGCCGCCTGCGTCTCTTCAATCCGGCCTTCCTGCGCTTCTGGTCATTGGATCAGGCCTTCCTTGAGAAGAAGCCGCATGTGAATGAGCTCGCACAGCTGCCGGGCCTCTCGGCGGATAGCAAGTCGGCATGGGCAGACATCAAGTTCAGCGTCACGGGCCTTGATGCCAAGCGTAAGGAACATGATGGCCGCATCGAGCAGGATGACCGCGTGCTGCGTTACCGCGCCGTGCCGCTGCCTGATGGCAACGCGCTGCTCACCTTCTCGGATATTTCAGATTCAGTGCGCATTGAACGCGCACTGCGTGACCGTGCCGAAGCTCTGGAGGCGGCGGACAAGCTGAAGAATACCATCCTCAGCAACGTGTCCTACGAAGTGCGAACCCCGCTCAACAGCATTATCGGTTTTTCCGAAGCGCTAGATCTCAAGATGCTGGGCGATCTCACGCCGAAACAGGCTGAATATGTTGGTGCCATCCGCCAATCGTCCGAACATCTGAAGACCACCATTGATGCCATCATCGATCTCTCCGCTATCGATGCGGGTCAGATGGAATTGAAACTGGCGAAGCTGGATGTTACCGAGCTTCTGGAAAAAACCGCAGAGAAATTTGTGCCCACTTTGGAAAAGCGCAAGCTTGATATCTCCATCGAAGTGGGCGCTGATGTGTCAACCGTAATGGGCGATGCCGCACGTCTCGAACAAGTGTTGGCCAATCTTCTCTCCAACGCGGCGGGCTTCTCATCCGCCGGTGGCCAGATCAAGATGGGTGCCCGCAAGAAGGGCGACTCTGTGCAGATCTGGGTGGCCGATTCTGGCCGAGGCATTGATCCTGAATTCCAGCCCAAGGTTTTCGAGCGCTTCCAGTCCAAGCCCTTGCCCGGCAGCCACCGCGGCCCGGGCCTTGGCCTTGCGCTGGTCAAGAGCTTCACCGAGTTGCATGGTGGTAAGGTCTCGCTAGTCTCCAAGCTGGATCAGGGGACCACGGTGGTCTGCACCATCCCGATTGCCGGGCCGGTGCGCCAGGCGCGGCCGCAGCTCAAATCCACCGCTGCGTGA
- the tsaE gene encoding tRNA (adenosine(37)-N6)-threonylcarbamoyltransferase complex ATPase subunit type 1 TsaE, with amino-acid sequence MIFASASPQDTENFARTLALYARPGMVLLLEGDLGAGKSTFARAFIRALAGGTEDFDIPSPTFSLVQIYDNTRVLVAHVDLYRLSADAEADELGLDELSASHLLLIEWPRAAQKSISPDTLHLQFSGSGETRTIKLTPQGLWQKILTRNAALERFLTSSGIDPQTRHFFEGDASARRYEKVKQGDETRLLMDMPPRVDGPNVKDGKPYAVIAHSAEGLHNVIAVNEQLSAMGYGAPKIFAHDLTHGFALVEDLGSRVYRDMMRSGENMDEPMNAAIAVLADIAQRPWPQTLPPYDIEAQLIEVDLLPVWFHKHVHKSEPPQALRDSFETIWRKLLPETQIANPVWVLRDYHSPNLIWLPERQGLSRVGLIDTQDALLGHPAYDLASLLQDARTDIDFDWADKLYAHYLSLRPGLDQDEFARGYAILGAQRASKILGIFARLNFRDGKPHYLQHMPRVSRYLARNLQHPVLHELKAWYETHMPEALHIGH; translated from the coding sequence ATGATCTTTGCGTCGGCCTCGCCGCAAGACACCGAAAACTTCGCCCGCACACTGGCACTCTATGCAAGGCCCGGCATGGTGTTGCTGCTGGAGGGTGATTTGGGTGCCGGCAAATCCACCTTCGCCCGCGCCTTCATCCGCGCCCTGGCAGGCGGCACGGAAGATTTCGATATTCCCAGCCCCACATTTTCGCTGGTGCAAATCTACGACAACACGCGCGTTCTAGTCGCCCATGTTGATCTCTACCGCCTGAGTGCCGATGCTGAAGCAGATGAACTCGGTCTGGATGAATTGTCGGCCAGTCACCTGTTGCTCATCGAATGGCCGCGCGCCGCGCAGAAATCCATTTCACCAGATACGTTGCATCTGCAATTTTCCGGCAGTGGTGAAACGCGTACCATCAAGCTCACGCCGCAGGGCCTGTGGCAGAAAATCCTCACACGCAACGCGGCGCTAGAAAGATTCCTCACCTCCAGCGGAATCGATCCGCAAACCCGACACTTCTTCGAAGGTGATGCCTCTGCCCGTCGTTATGAGAAGGTGAAGCAAGGTGATGAAACGCGCCTGCTGATGGACATGCCGCCGCGCGTCGATGGTCCGAATGTTAAAGACGGCAAACCCTATGCGGTGATCGCCCATTCAGCCGAAGGCCTGCACAATGTCATCGCCGTGAACGAACAGCTCAGCGCCATGGGCTATGGCGCACCGAAAATCTTCGCGCATGATCTCACCCATGGCTTTGCACTCGTGGAAGATCTCGGCAGCCGCGTGTACCGCGACATGATGCGCAGCGGCGAAAACATGGATGAACCCATGAACGCCGCCATCGCCGTTCTGGCCGATATCGCCCAGCGCCCTTGGCCGCAAACCCTGCCGCCTTACGACATCGAAGCACAGCTGATCGAAGTCGATCTGCTGCCGGTCTGGTTTCACAAGCATGTACATAAATCGGAACCACCGCAGGCATTGCGCGACTCCTTCGAAACCATCTGGCGCAAGCTGCTGCCCGAAACCCAGATTGCAAATCCCGTCTGGGTCCTACGCGATTATCATTCTCCCAATCTGATTTGGCTGCCGGAACGCCAAGGCCTCAGCCGTGTGGGCCTCATCGATACGCAAGACGCCTTGCTGGGCCACCCCGCCTACGATCTCGCTTCGCTGCTGCAGGATGCCCGCACCGATATTGATTTTGACTGGGCCGATAAGCTCTACGCCCATTACCTCAGCCTGCGCCCGGGTCTCGATCAGGATGAATTTGCCCGCGGCTATGCCATCCTCGGCGCCCAGCGCGCCAGCAAGATCCTGGGTATTTTTGCACGGTTGAACTTCCGTGATGGCAAGCCGCATTATCTGCAGCACATGCCCCGCGTCTCGCGCTACCTCGCCCGCAACTTGCAACATCCGGTGTTGCATGAACTCAAAGCGTGGTACGAAACCCACATGCCGGAAGCCCTGCACATTGGCCACTAA
- a CDS encoding nucleotidyltransferase family protein: MATKPSTAMILAAGLGLRMRPLTLTTPKPLLMVAGKPIIDYGVDKLVAAGVTRALVNKHYLPDQIETWAHSVTSLKMEVSDETDAVLETGGGIVRALPRLGANPFYVLNSDCFWTEQGTPALQRLSEAWDDAAMDCLLLLCDPRQTTGYDGAGDFALDSAGRLTRQKQNALAYIGGYIVHPRLFAGTSPGKFSMNILWDKAIAEGRLFGIAHAGHWLHVGTPDAIDAAEAYLKQA, from the coding sequence TTGGCCACTAAACCCTCGACTGCCATGATCCTCGCTGCGGGCCTTGGGCTTCGCATGCGCCCGCTCACCCTCACCACGCCGAAGCCCCTGCTCATGGTAGCGGGCAAGCCGATCATCGATTACGGCGTGGACAAACTCGTCGCCGCAGGCGTCACCCGCGCACTGGTCAACAAGCATTACCTGCCCGACCAGATCGAAACCTGGGCGCATTCCGTCACCAGCCTCAAGATGGAAGTCTCGGATGAAACCGATGCCGTGCTCGAAACCGGCGGTGGCATCGTGCGCGCACTTCCCCGCCTCGGCGCTAATCCCTTCTATGTCCTGAACTCGGATTGCTTCTGGACAGAGCAGGGCACTCCAGCCTTGCAGCGTCTCTCCGAAGCCTGGGATGACGCCGCGATGGATTGCCTTCTGCTCCTCTGCGATCCGCGCCAAACCACCGGCTATGACGGCGCAGGCGATTTCGCGCTCGACTCCGCAGGCCGCCTCACCCGCCAAAAGCAGAATGCATTGGCCTATATTGGTGGCTATATAGTGCATCCCCGCCTTTTCGCGGGCACCAGCCCAGGCAAGTTTTCGATGAACATTCTGTGGGACAAGGCCATTGCTGAAGGACGCCTGTTCGGCATTGCCCATGCCGGGCATTGGCTCCATGTCGGCACCCCGGATGCCATCGACGCCGCCGAGGCCTATCTGAAACAGGCCTGA